A single genomic interval of Helianthus annuus cultivar XRQ/B chromosome 13, HanXRQr2.0-SUNRISE, whole genome shotgun sequence harbors:
- the LOC110897980 gene encoding probable calcium-binding protein CML36: MKLTAKINPKNLFTSKKRNTLSRSQTSSFDSSVTTSSDSPESSHRSKSISNGAATPTSVLPENSRELSFDNSNKTSTVSRSQSSSFDLSNTTSSDSPESSNHHKSDSNSVLPEDSREISSDNSKNLFVSNKSITVSRSETSITTSFDSPESSNHHKSDPKSKSNGSCEISSDNSNNLFRSETSSFDSQITTSSDLPESSNRHKSDSKSNGSTTPTSVLPTQSHEISSDDLQYELTQAFRLIDTDNDGKITRSELESLLLRIGVTQSELTIMINDIDLDGDGTISLEEFGVISSAFGPPSCDDEIRGAFEFFDADNDGMITAGELLAVFQAIGDGRCTLEDCKRMINSVDVNGDGVVCFEDFARMMETQV; this comes from the coding sequence ATGAAACTCACCGCAAAAATCAACCCTAAAAACCTCTTCACATCCAAAAAACGCAACACACTTTCCAGATCTCAAACGTCGTCGTTCGATTCCTCCGTTACCACTTCGTCTGACTCGCCGGAGTCCAGTCACCGATCCAAATCCATATCAAACGGAGCTGCCACTCCGACTAGCGTTTTACCGGAAAATTCACGTGAATTATCTTTCGATAACTCTAACAAAACCAGCACAGTTTCCAGATCTCAATCTTCGTCGTTCGATTTGTCAAATACGACGTCGTCTGACTCGCCGGAGTCCAGTAACCACCACAAATCGGATTCAAACAGCGTTTTACCGGAAGATTCACGTGAAATATCTTCCGATAATTCTAAAAACCTGTTCGTATCGAACAAAAGCATCACAGTTTCCAGATCTGAAACGTCAATTACGACGTCGTTCGACTCGCCGGAATCCAGTAACCACCACAAATCcgatccaaaatcaaaatcaaacggATCTTGTGAAATATCTTCCGATAACTCTAACAACCTGTTCAGATCTGAAACGTCATCGTTTGATTCGCAAATTACGACGTCGTCTGACTTGCCGGAGTCCAGTAACCGCCACAAATCCGATTCAAAATCAAACGGATCCACAACTCCGACTAGCGTTTTACCGACGCAATCTCACGAAATATCTTCCGACGACTTACAGTACGAGTTAACTCAGGCGTTCCGTCTCATCGACACCGATAACGACGGTAAGATAACCAGATCGGAGCTCGAATCTCTGTTACTTCGTATCGGAGTAACTCAATCGGAACTTACAATTATGATCAACGATATAGATCTCGATGGTGACGGTACGATCAGTTTAGAGGAGTTCGGAGTTATTAGTTCGGCGTTCGGTCCGCCGTCGTGCGACGATGAGATTAGAGGTGCGTTTGAGTTTTTTGATGCGGATAACGACGGAATGATAACCGCCGGCGAGTTGTTGGCGGTGTTTCAGGCGATTGGTGACGGACGGTGCACGTTAGAAGATTGTAAGCGTATGATAAATAGTGTGGATGTGAATGGGGATGGGGTTGTGTGTTTTGAGGACTTTGCGAGAATGATGGAGACGCAGGTGTAG